One genomic segment of [Phormidium] sp. ETS-05 includes these proteins:
- a CDS encoding ABC transporter permease — translation MQASDRKIIIRPGNQSLVQAVREFWDYRDLLYILAAREVSVRYKQTAIGIAWVVLQPLMTTLIFTLIFGRFAKIPSDGIPYTVFAYSALVLWGLFSQGLTRAGESIIADERLITKVYFPRLVIPFAAVGSAWIDFAVSLFILLPLTYIYGLRPTASLLLIPVVMVVVMILAAGMGTLLASLNVRYRDFRYVTPFLIQIWLYASPIVYPVIIVLDSVRMWYYLNPMAGLISHFALL, via the coding sequence GTGCAAGCCAGTGATAGAAAAATTATTATTCGTCCCGGCAATCAGTCTTTAGTCCAGGCAGTACGGGAGTTTTGGGATTATCGCGATTTACTGTATATCCTGGCTGCTAGGGAAGTTAGTGTTAGGTACAAGCAGACGGCGATCGGCATTGCTTGGGTAGTCTTGCAGCCATTGATGACCACACTCATCTTTACTTTGATTTTTGGTCGCTTTGCCAAAATTCCCTCTGATGGTATCCCTTATACGGTCTTTGCTTATTCAGCATTGGTGTTATGGGGGCTATTTTCTCAAGGACTGACTAGGGCAGGAGAGAGCATCATTGCGGATGAAAGGTTAATTACCAAAGTTTACTTTCCTCGTCTGGTGATTCCCTTCGCGGCGGTGGGTTCCGCGTGGATTGACTTTGCGGTATCCCTGTTTATCCTTTTGCCCCTGACATATATATATGGACTTAGACCCACTGCCAGTCTCTTGCTAATTCCTGTGGTGATGGTTGTGGTGATGATATTGGCTGCGGGTATGGGAACATTATTGGCTAGTCTGAATGTCAGGTATAGAGATTTTCGCTATGTCACCCCGTTTCTGATCCAGATTTGGCTATATGCTTCACCCATTGTCTATCCAGTGATCATTGTTCTTGATTCTGTGCGTATGTGGTACTATCTTAACCCAATGGCAGGGTTGATTTCGCATTTCGCTTTGCTGTGA